Within Eggerthella sp. YY7918, the genomic segment CCCAGCAGATCGTGGAGGAGTGGTTCGAGTCCGAGGAGACGCGTGTCACCTTCACCCGCTGGTGTACCGAGATGATGATCGACCCGCGCGCCATCGGCACGGCAACGCTGCTGTACTTCACGTCGGCCCTGCACGATCCGGCGAACCCCGGCGCGCCCTTCCCGAAGGGCGGCTGCATCAACTTCGTGAACGCCCTCAAGGCGTGCTGCGAGGATAACGGCGCCGACCTGTTCGAGAACGCGTACGTCGACGAGATCACGGTGGCCGGCGGCGAGGTGAAGAGCGTCCGCACGAAGAACGGCGACGAGTACGTGGCCAACAACGCGGTGGTCAGCACCATCAACATCAAGACCGTGTTCGACATGCTGGGCGACGACGCTCCCGCTGAGGACGCCCACTACGTCAAAATCCTCAAGCACAACGACTTCATGGCGCTGAACCAGTCGTTCGCGCTGACCAAGGTGCCCGAGTTCAAGACGGGCGACGAGGTGAAGGAGACGTTCTGCATCGAGGCTGCGCCGCGCGAGCAGGAGTACCTCGAGACGTTCAGCAAGTACACCCTCGGCGGCTTCAATCCCAAGCTGCCGCTCATCACCATCCCGTCGCTGCACGATCCGACCCGCTGCCCCGAGGGCCACAGCGTAGTGAACATCTACAGCTACGCCCCGTGGAACCTCTACGGCGACTGGCGCAACTGGGAGAAGCACGGCGACGACCTGAAGAACCAGGTATGGGACTTCTTCAAGGGCATGACCACGAACATCACCGATGACGACGTGGTGGCGCGCTGGGGCCTCACGCCGCTCGAGTACCAGGAGTGGAACCCCGCCTTCCTGCACGGCGACATCGGGCATATCGGCATGCAGCCGAGCCAGATGTACGACCTGCGCCCGATTCTCGGCAAGGGCCACGAGTACCACGGCGACATCGAGAACCTGTATTTCCTCGGTTGCTGCAGCCATCCCGGCGGCGGTATCGCGGCAAGTGCACGCGCCGGCGTGCAGAAGGTCCTCGAGGACTACGGCGTCGATTTCCGCGACGTTGTGAAGTAAACCGCAGACGAGCAGGGGAGTCCGGCGTTCGGGCTCCCTTGGTCCGGCACGTATCAAAGGAAGTGGACTATGGCTGGAAAACCGAAGAAGAAGCCCTCGATCGTCGCACGGACCGAGGACGGCAGCCCGGTCGTCGAGGTGTTCGGCATGGCGTTCGATGGCGAGAAGCTGGTCATGGATTGCAAGGCCCTGGGCAGCATGCGCATGGACGTGGTCGTCGGTCCCGAGGACATCGCGGCGGGTTGGCCGGTCATCAAGGAGAGCAAGTCGGCCGTCATGGCCTTCGGCAAGCGGGTGCCCAAGGCCATCAGGAAGTGGAAGAAAGAGCAGAAGAAAGCAGCCTCGTCCGAGGGATGACGCCGGTTTTTCCTGCTTCGCTTTCATCCGAGTGCGTCGGGGCCGGACTCGGGCCGCCGTGGGCGGAGCGCCGCCGAAGCGGGCGCACTGCGTTGCGCGGCGAGCGCCGGGGCCTCCCCCGACCGTTCATAGGAGGGTGTAATGAGTTCAACGCAAGGAAAAAAGAGCTTCTTTCCGTACCTCGTGGTGGCAACGGGTATTGTTGGCTGTTTTGCGCCGTGCGCTTTGGCGCTCAGCTGTGCGGGGATTTTCTTCACGCCGGTCAGCGAGGCGTTGGGTGTGGGTAAGGGTGTGTATGCACTCTACCTCACCATCATGCTGATTGCGACGACTATTGCTCTGCCATTTGAAGGTAGACTGATGGAGTCAAAAGACTTGCGTGTGGTGCTTTCAGCGGCCGTGGTTCTGATCGGCGTGCCACTCATCTGTATGTCATTCTTGAACCAAGTATGGCAGTTCTACATTGCCGGCGCTTTTATGGGGGTAGGTCTTGCGGCATTGCTTGTTTTG encodes:
- a CDS encoding NAD(P)/FAD-dependent oxidoreductase, with protein sequence MAGGTYDFVVLGGGHNGLLATAYLAKAGFKVCCLEANAEFGGGTRSQEIAPGYVADTGGMVHNMISKTPIVRDDELGLFSKYGLEYVYLDSLFCSIFPDNTNLIMTKDLDQSCQNIAKFSEKDAETYRKFSKYMGDMLAVAGVGSQAPPPTYGAMMNVMYMSPEGREFQRVLNSSAQQIVEEWFESEETRVTFTRWCTEMMIDPRAIGTATLLYFTSALHDPANPGAPFPKGGCINFVNALKACCEDNGADLFENAYVDEITVAGGEVKSVRTKNGDEYVANNAVVSTINIKTVFDMLGDDAPAEDAHYVKILKHNDFMALNQSFALTKVPEFKTGDEVKETFCIEAAPREQEYLETFSKYTLGGFNPKLPLITIPSLHDPTRCPEGHSVVNIYSYAPWNLYGDWRNWEKHGDDLKNQVWDFFKGMTTNITDDDVVARWGLTPLEYQEWNPAFLHGDIGHIGMQPSQMYDLRPILGKGHEYHGDIENLYFLGCCSHPGGGIAASARAGVQKVLEDYGVDFRDVVK